A genome region from Triticum aestivum cultivar Chinese Spring chromosome 2B, IWGSC CS RefSeq v2.1, whole genome shotgun sequence includes the following:
- the LOC123046237 gene encoding 1-aminocyclopropane-1-carboxylate synthase, producing the protein MASRSAELLSRMAAGDGHGENSSYFDGWKAYDMNPFHPQDNRGGVIQMGLAENQLSLDLIEEWSKAHPEASICTAEGASQFKRIANFQDYHGLPEFRQAMAQFMGQVRGWKARFDPDRVVMSGGATGAQETLAFCLANPGEAFLVPTPYYPGFDRDCCWRSGVKLLPIECHSSNDFRITREAVVAAYESARSNGVRVKGILITNPSNPLGTTADRATLAMLATFATEHRVHLICDEIYAGSVFAKPEYVSIAEVIEHDAPGVDRDLIHIAYSLSKDFGLPGFRVGIVYSYNDAVVACARKMSSFGLVSSQTQLFLAKMLGDEEFMARFLSESARRLAARHELFTSGLREVGIGCLGGNAGLFSWMDLRGMLREKTAEAELELWRVIIRKVKLNVSPGTSFHCREPGWFRVCHANMDDETMGVALNRIRDFVRQHQQQKAKAQRWAARGHLHLSLQRHGAMASQYHALSSPMAALLSPQSPLVHAAS; encoded by the exons ATGGCAAGCAGATCCGCCGAGCTTCTCTCGAGGATGGCCGCCGGCGACGGCCACGGCGAGAACTCGTCCTACTTCGACGGGTGGAAGGCGTACGACATGAACCCCTTCCACCCGCAGGACAACCGCGGGGGCGTCATCCAGATGGGCCTCGCCGAGAATCAA CTCTCGCTGGACCTGATCGAGGAGTGGAGCAAGGCCCACCCGGAGGCGTCCATTTGCACGGCGGAGGGCGCCTCGCAGTTCAAGAGGATCGCCAATTTCCAGGACTACcacggcctcccggagttcagacAG GCGATGGCCCAGTTCATGGGGCAGGTGAGGGGGTGGAAGGCCAGGTTTGACCCGGATCGCGTCGTGATGAGCGGCGGCGCCACCGGCGCGCAGGAGACGCTCGCCTTCTGCCTCGCCAACCCCGGCGAGGCCTTCCTCGTGCCCACGCCTTACTACCCAGG ATTCGACCGCGACTGCTGCTGGAGGTCAGGAGTGAAGCTGCTGCCGATCGAGTGCCACAGCTCCAACGACTTCAGGATCACCAGGGAGGCCGTCGTGGCCGCGTACGAGAGCGCGCGGAGCAACGGCGTCCGCGTCAAGGGCATCCTCATCACCAACCCGTCCAACCCGCTGGGCACGACCGCGGACCGGGCCACGCTGGCCATGCTCGCCACCTTCGCCACGGAGCACCGCGTCCACCTCATCTGCGACGAGATCTACGCGGGGTCCGTGTTCGCCAAGCCGGAGTACGTGAGCATCGCCGAGGTGATCGAGCACGACGCCCCCGGCGTCGACCGGGACCTCATCCACATCGCCTACAGCCTCTCCAAGGACTTCGGCCTCCCGGGGTTCCGCGTCGGCATCGTCTACTCGTACAACGACGCCGTCGTGGCCTGCGCGCGCAAGATGTCCAGCTTCGGCCTCGTGTCCTCGCAGACGCAGCTCTTCCTGGCCAAGATGCTCGGGGACGAGGAGTTCATGGCCCGGTTCCTGAGCGAGAGCgcgcggcggctggcggcgcggcACGAGCTGTTCACGTCGGGGCTACGCGAGGTCGGCATCGGGTGCCTGGGCGGCAACGCCGGGCTCTTCTCGTGGATGGACCTGCGGGGCATGCTCCGGGAGAAGACGGCGGAGGCGGAGCTGGAGCTGTGGCGGGTCATCATCCGCAAGGTGAAGCTCAACGTGTCGCCGGGGACGTCGTTTCACTGCCGCGAGCCCGGGTGGTTCCGCGTCTGCCACGCCAACATGGACGACGAGACCATGGGGGTGGCGCTGAACCGGATCCGGGACTTCGTGCGCCAGCACCAGCAGCAGAAGGCCAAAGCCCAGCGCTGGGCCGCCAGGGGCCACCtccacctcagcctccagcgccacGGCGCCATGGCTTCGCAGTACCACGCGCTCTCCAGCCCCATGGCCGCGCTGCTGTCTCCCCAGTCTCCGCTGGTCCACGCCGCCAGCTAA